The segment TCGCATCGTCATCCGGCAGGATCGTGACCGGCGGCAATATTGCCGGACCATCGCCGGTCTCCAGCGTCTGCCAGGGAGTGATGCGTGGATCGCTGCCATTCTGCGACCGGACGGCGATTACCGCCTCCAGCGCGAGATCGGACAGGCGATCGCCCAGCCGCTCGATGCGATCGTCGTCGGCGATCAGCAGCCGGCTGCCGCTGTCGCCGATGCAGAACTGCATTTCCGGCCCCGTCATCCAGGCATTGATCGACACGGCGACGGCGCCGAGTGATACGACCGCCCAAAAGGCGATCGACCATTCGGGCAGATTGCGCATTGCGATCGCCACCCGGTCCCCCTTGCCGATGCCGTACCGAGCCCGAAGCGCCGATGCGCAACGCGCGACACGCTCGACATGCGCGGCATGGCTCAGCCGCTCGTCTTCGAAGACGATGAAGGTCTGATCGCCGAAGCTGCGGCTGCGTTCCAGGATCGCGCGCAGCGTCGTGGGCGCCTGCGCCCAACTTTTATAGGTTCGGCCGCCAATCTCAGCCGGCACCACTTCGAACACGGAGCCCGGTGCGGTGAGCCGGCTTCGGATCATTTCATATTCGTCTGCGCGCATCGACATCCTCTTCCCATGGTCTTTCCATTGCCTGTCAGGTCGAACGGCGAGAGACTCCCGCTCCGCCGAAGGAGACGAGGGCGGCCTCGGCATCGCTGAGGTTCCATGCGCCAAGGTCGCCATGTTCGCTGGTGCCATATCCCCGCCGCGTCGGGCTCCGGCCGAACAATGGCGTGAGGCGCGGCAGATCGCCGCCGCCCGCGTCGAAGACACCGCGCGCCATGACATGGGGATGGCGCGGCGCCTCGGACAAGGACAGCACCGGTGCGACGCAGGCATCGCTGCCGGCGAACAGCCTGGCCCACTCATCCCGGCTGCGGCTTCGAAACAATGTCGCGATGCGCGCTCTCAAGGCCGGCCATTGGGTGGGGTCGTCGCGCGACGGCAGGGTATCGATATCCAGCCCGGCCACGGCAGCGAAGCGATCGTAAAATTGCGGTTCGAGCGCGCCCAGCGCGACATGACCGCCATCGGCCGTTTCATAGACTCCATACCAGGGTGCGCCGCCGTCCAGCAGGTTCGCCTCGCGTGCGTCCCGCCAGGCGCCATGTCGCCGTAGCGCCTGGATGAACCAACTGAGCGCCGCCGTCCCATCGACGATCGCCGCATCGATCACCTGGCCGCGCCCGGAGCGTTCGCGCTCGGCAAGTGCCGCGAGCAGGCCGATGATCAGGAAAAAGGATCCGCCCGCAAAATCGCCGAGCAGGTTGAGCGGCACCACCGGCCCGCCTTCGCAAGTGCCGATCGCATGCAGCACCCCGGACAGCGCGATATAATTGATATCGTGCCCGGCATCGGCGGCAAACGGCCCGCTTTGTCCCCACCCCGTCATCCGGCCATAGATCAAACGCGGATTAAGCGCGGCACAATCGTCGGGGCCGAGCCCCAACCGCTCGGTCGTGCCCGGCCGGAAGCCTTCGATCAGCATATCCGCCTTGCCGACGAGCGACAGCGCCGCGGCCTTGCCTTCCGGCGTCTTGAGATCGGCATGGATCGTTGCCCGCCCGTCGGCGAAAGGGTCGACCAGGTCGCCATCCCCCGCCCGCGACGGGCGTTCGAAGCGGATGACCGAGGCGCCGAGTGCGGCAAGAACGAGGCTGCAGAACGGGCCCGGCCCGATCCCGCCGAGATCGACCACGCATAGGCCCGCAAGCGGCAGGCCACCTGCGTCCATCACCGTGCCATCCTGCCCGCCTTGCTGCGCGCCTGCCTGCATGCGTTGCCTCCCCCGCCGCCTAGAAGGACGGTTGATTGGTGAAAATGATCGTGCTGCTCGCCGAGAACCAGCCCCCGACGCCGTGCGCGACGGAGACCTTCGCATCGGCCACCTGCGCGGGCGCGATGCCGCGCATCTGTCGGATCGATTCCTGCAGCACATACATGCCGTACATGCCCGAATGCGCATAGCTCAGCCCGCCGCCATTGGTGTTGACCGGCAAGCGGCCACCCGGCGCCGTGTGGCGCTCCGCCATGAACGCCGCCGCCTCGCCCGGCTTGCAAAAACCCAGATCCTCGAGCCCGTAGAGCGGCACATGCGCAAAGGCGTCGTAGATCATCAGATGGTCGACATCGGCATGGCCGATCCCCGCGGACCGAAAGGCCTGTTCGCCCGAAACCCGGAAAGCGCGCGAGCTGCTATGGTCCGCCATCTGGCTGATCATCGTCGCTTCCGCGCTTTCGCCGGTGCCGGCGATGTAGACGGGACGCGCGAAGTCCTTTGCCCGGTCCGCAGACGTCAGGACCAGCGCGCCGCCGCCGTCGGACACGAGGCAACACATCAGCAGGCGAAAGGGATAGGCGATCATTCGCGATCCCAGCACCTCATCGACGCTCACCGGGGCCTTCAGCGTCGCGCGCGGGTTCAGTGCCGCCCATTCGCGCTGGATCACCGCGACGTTCGCGAGCGCTTCCTCTCCAACGCCATAATGCTTCATGTAGCGAAGCGCCGGCACGGTGAAGATGGTCGGCGCCCAGACCGCGCCGAATGGCGCTTCGAACTGACCCTCGAGCGATCCGGGTGTCGGGATCGGCAAGGGCGATGGCGCGATCCGAGAGCGGCCGCTTTCGCCATGGGTGATCAGCACGGTCGAGCACAAGCCCGCTTCTATCGCGGCGGCGGCGTGGCGGACATGCATCAGGAACGAGCAGCCGCCAACGCCAGTGCCGTCGATCCAGCGTGGCGTGATGCCGAGATGGGAGCAGAGGGCGACGGGCGATTCCGATGCGGTTGCAAATCCGTCGATGTCGGACGGTTTCAATCCGGCGTCGGCCAGCGCATTGAGCGCCGCGTCGGCATGCAGCCCGATCTGCGAGAGATCGGGGATATGCCCCATGTCTGTGGTTTCAGCAGCGCCGACGACGGCGATGGCGTGGCGCATGTTTACCCCCGGTCCGGCGTGAAGAAAGGCAGGCTGATCGCATCGGTCTGGCGCTGGAACACGAGCTTCAGCGGCATATCGAGAAGGAGCGCCTCGGGTGTCTGTTCACAGTCCACGATGTTCGACATCATCCGTGGGCCTTCCTCCAGCTCGACCACGGCCACGGCATAGGGCGGCGTGAAGCCGGGGGCGGGGCGATGGCTGATCACATAGCTGTAGAGCGTCGCCCGCCCCGATGCCGCGAAGGCGCCGACATTGCGGCTGCCACAATGCGGGCAGAAGTTGCGCGGCGGGAAATAGGCACGCTCGCAGCCGTTCAGGCAGCGCTGCAGTTGAAGCACGCCCGCGCTGGCCGCCTTCCAGAAGGCTGCGGTCTCAGGCGTCGGCTCCGGCAGGGGGCGCGTGTCGCTCATGCCCTGGGCGCCTGCCCCGGGGCGATGAGGATCTCGGAGAGCGGCGTGAAGGTCCGCTCATGCCCGGCCGCGAGTTCGTCGACACGCGCGTCGAGTTCCTCGAACGTCCAGCGCTTGTCGCCATTGTTGATCGATGTTGCGATGTGCCACGCGTCATAGCGACGCACCAACCCACCCTCGACTCCATAGATGGTGCCCGAGGGTGCGGCGCAATCGGCCGCCCCCAGCCAGGCGACGAAGGCCGCGACATTGTCGGGGCTGAAATAATCGAACGTGCCTGCTTCCGGTTCACGCACCAGATCGGCGGCGCCCGGCGAGTTCAGCGTCAGCCGCGTCCGCGCATTGGGCGCAATCGCATAGGCGCGGACACCATAGCGGGCATGGAGCTCGAGATGGTTGAGATAGGCCAAGGTGGCGAGCCCCGACTTCGCGGTCGAATAATTCGCCTGGCCGGCATTGCCGTGGAGTCCGGCAATGCTGGTGGTGTGGATCAGCACCGCATCCGCCTTGCCCTGCTTCGCCCGCTCCCGCCAATGGACGGCGGCGTGCTGCGTCGGGCAGAAATGACCGCGCAGGTGCACGCGGATCACGTCATCCCATTCCTGCACGGTCATGTTGACCAGCATGCGATCGCGCAGAATGCCGGCATTGTTGATGAGGATGTCGAGCGCCCCGAAACTGGACAGCGCGGTTTCGATCAGTTGGCCCGCTGCATCGAAATCGGCAACGTCGCCTCGGTCGATCACCGCCTCTCCGCCCTTTGCGCGGATCGCTTCGGCCACCTGGACCACCGGATCCTCGTCAATTTTTTCACCCTGCAAGCCGGCGCCGAGATCGTTGAGCACCACCTTCGCGCCATGATCGGCAAGCGCCAACGCATATGCGGCGCCAAGACCCCGTCCAGCCCCCGTCACCACTGCAACACGCCCCTCGAGTCGCCTCGTCATCGCTCCGTCTCCCGCGGCCCGCGCCGCAATTAGTGATAATGAATTCATATTCATTATTATTGCGCTGGCCGGCTGTCAACGCTATTGGATCGGACCGAATGCAGGGGGGATCGCTTTTGCCCGATCGGTTCGACGGGTGCCCTGTCCATGACGCGAGAAGGGATGCATGAATGGCGCTGAATCACGAACGCTTGCTGACGCTTCAGTTGCCGGATCGCAGGCAGGACTTCAGTCGGAAGGATGCCATATTCTATGCGCTCAGCATCGGTGTCGGCACCGATCCGCTCGACCCCGACCAGCTCAAATTCGTCTATGAGAAGGAGCTTCAGGCATTTCCCGCCATCGCCCATATTCTCGCCATGGAGACCGACTGGATCTTTGATCCGGCCAACGGCCTCGATCTCACGCGGCTGTTGCATCTCGACAGCGGGCTTACCATGCACCAGCCGCTTCCGCCGGCAGGTACGCTCAACAGCAAGATGCGGATCAGCGCGGTCCATGATCAAGGCGAAGGCCGCGGCGCAATCGTTCGATTTGATCGCGACCTTTACGATGTGGATCGCGATATGCTGTGCGCGACCGTCACCGGCGCCTTCTATCTGCGGGGACAAGGCGGCTTCGGCGGAGCGGCGCCCCCGCTGTCGTCCGCGCCGGTCGTACCGGACCGCGCGCCGGATGCCAGTTGCGACCTGCCGACGCATCCGGAAGCGGCCCTGCTCTACCGGCTCAATCACGACATGAACCCGATCCACGTCGATCCGGCGATCGCGCGCGCAGCCGGCTTCGAGCGACCGCTGCTCCATGGTGCCTGCACCTATGCCATCGCCTGCCATGCCTTCGTGCGCAGCCTGTGCGGTTATGACGCCGCACGTCTTCGCCGCTTCGATGCCCGTTTTTCAGCGCCGGTTTTCCCCGGCGATACGTTGAGGACGGATTTCTGGGCGATCGGCGACAATCGCTTTGCCTTCACCTGTCGGGCTGTCGAGCGGGATATGATTGTCTTGAACAGCGGATTGGCCGCGCACTATTGAGTGGGCGATCCACAGCCGCATCATGATGTAAGGACGAGCATTTGCCAAAGGCAACCGCTGTGAACCCCGCTCCCCGCCGCAAGGCGGAGGTGACGCGCGAGAAGCTGATCGATGCGGCTCGTGTCGTCTTCAGCCGTGATCATTATCAGAATGCCCGCATCGCCGACATTTGCGCCGAGGCGGGCAAGGCCGTGGGCGTTTTCTATCGCTATTTCAATGACAAGCAGGATATCTTCATTGCCTGCGTCGATCAGTTTTTCGAAGACCTCAATCGAGCCAGCCCGCCGGCGGCGGAGTTCGAAACGAACACGCTGGGCGCGATCCGGCAATCGACGACGATTTATTGGATCAAGTATCGCCAATATTATGGCGTGGTCGCCGGTCTTTTCGAAACGGGCATGGTCAATCCCGAAATCGCCGGCCTGTGGCACAAGGTGCGCGACAATGGCATGAAGCGTTTCGCTTTTCGCATTCGCAAGCAGCATGCCGCCGGGAAATGCCTGGACCTTGATCCGGACATTGCCGCTTCGGCGCTGATGGGCATGCTCGAGTTCAGTTGCTATAACTGGAATGCGCGCCGACTGGATTTCCAGAACCGCGAAATTGACGATGAAACCGCCATCGCCAACCTCTTCACGCTGCTTCGCAACGCGCTCCAGATGTAGGGGAACGGCCGATCTGATCGCATCGGATCGGCCGCTCCCGGTCATTTTTCAACGGCGATGTCCGGTCGGCAGATGTTTCCACCTGCCTGAAAAACGCCCTAGAATTTGAACCCGGCGTTGACGCCGTAGGTTCGCGGCGGTCCGTACAGCCCCACATGCATGCCGTTGCTGGCGACGGTCGACGAATAGTTGAGCACGCGTCGGTCCGTCAGGTTCTTGCCGAACAGGCCGACGGTGAAATGATCGTCGGGGCTGGTCCAGTTGATGGCGGCACCGAGCTGCGCATAGCCATGCTGGCGCGTCTTGTTGTCGGCTTCCAGATAATAGCCGTCATTATAATAGAGATTGGCGTTGAGGTTGATCTTTCCGCCCCGGAAATCCACCGCATAGTTGGCGGCCAGGTTGAAGGTGAGCTTCGATGCATTGGGCAGGTAATTGCCGTCCGCATCGCCGACGACCGACGGCAGGCCATCGATGTTGCCGATCAGGGCGCCGGGATAGGATTTGAATTTGGAGCTGCCGAGGTTGAACCCGCCGGAGAGGGTGAAGCCGTGGGTCAACAAGGCCTCGAAATCGACATCGACGCCATAGATTCTCGCCGACGCGGCATTGACGATCTGGATCACGCCCGAGGCCAGGCGTTGCGCCTGAATATTGGTATAGTCATAATAATAAGCAGCGGCGTTGATACGCAGATGGCGATCGGCCAGATCGGATTTGAAGCCGATTTCATAGGCATCGATCGATTCCGGCAGATAGGGCGCGCTGTTCGGCGTCCCTGTATTGAACCCCCCGCTCTTGAAGCCTCGGTTGAACGAGGCATAGCCGAGCAGTTGCTGCGAGAAGCGATGGTCGAGCGAGACGCGGAAGGTGAACTTGTTGAAATCCGCCTTGCGGTCCGGCGCCGCGACGGTCGGCAAGGTCGTGCCCGGTCCGATCAGGAAGACGGACGTGGTCCCGTCATAGGCGGTACGCTTTTCCCAGGTGTAGCGTCCGCCGAGCGTCAGGTTGGTATCGTGTGCCACTTCATAGGTGGCTTGCGCAAATCCAGCGATCGATTCGGTTTTCTGATGGTTGGAAATGGTGATGAGGCTGCCAGCGGCATAAAGATTGAGATGAAACGGGTCATAAGCTGATTTTGCGTTGAAATAATAAGCGCCGACCGTCCAGGTCAGCGGGCCGCCCGTGCCGGATTGCAGCTGCAGTTCCTGCGAGAATTGCCGATCCGGCTGAACGAACGTGACTTCGGCAAGATTGCTCGGTCCCTGGTCATAGTCGAACCCGATCGCATAGCGCGACTTGCGATAAGCGGTGAGGCTCATCAGCGTCAGTGATGCGATCTCCTGCTCGACCTTGAGGCTGCCGCCTGCCGACCAGCCGCTCCGGACATCGGGGGAATTGTTGACCGTGTCATAGCCAAGGTCGGGCGCCGGGCCCTCGCTTCGGTAGAAGGGATTGACGGTGCCGCGCAGCGCCGCCTTCGACGTCGCGGTGTCGCTGCTGTCGCTATAGTCGCCGATCAGCGTCACCTTGGTGCCTTCGGTAGGATCGAAAACCCATTTCGATCGCACCATGATATTATGATCGACCACATAGGAATCGACATTGCGGGTGCGATTGCGCCCCCAGCCGTCGGCCATATGCGTCCCGTAAAAGGAGATGTCGGCGGCGACACCCGTCGCAACCGGCGTCGCGGCATAGAAGGCGCCCTCGATCGTGCCGTAATTGCCGTAGGACAGCCGCCCTTCGACGGTAGGCGTATCGCCCGGAGTCCGTGTCGTTATCTGGATCAGGCCAGCTGTCGCATTGCGCCCGAACAGGGTTCCCTGGGGGCCCTTCAACACCTCGATCTGCGCCACATTGCTGAGCCCGAGGAACGTCGCCTGCTGCGAGGCGAGATAAACACCGTCGACATAGAAGGCGGTGGTGTTTTCATAGCCCGCATTGACGGCCGTGCTGCCAAGTCCGCGCAGATTGGTGCTGACATTGCCGTTGCTGTTGGTGATGTTGAGGCTGGGCACCGCCAGTCTGAGGTCGAGCACATCCGTGACGCGCCGGGTCTGGAGATCGGCACCGGTTACCGCTGAAACCGCGATAGGGACGTTCTGAAGATTTTCGGACCGCTTCTGGGCAATGACGACAATATCTTCCAGGCCGCCGCTGCCGGCATCCGCGGCGGCGTTCGGCGCAGACACCTGCGCCTGCGCACCCGTGGCGGCCGCCATCGTCAGCGCCGTCGCGCACATCAAGCTGAACTTCCGAGCCATCGCTACTCCTCCCCAGTTGCTCCGTCGCCCGTTCCTGTCCGGCATGCGGGCGCGCTCATTCCGGCACTCGCTTGCAGCGGAGTGCTCCCTTTCATGACTGATGGATAATCGCTGACGCGTCTTTCCCCTCCGCATGGGAAGAAGGACATGATCGACCCGACCTCCCATCTTGTGGGGAGAGACGCTTGTCGGGGCCATCGACTAACAGCTTGTTTTGCATGGCAATGGCGATGGGAATTCGCGTCACCCTGCGATTTGAAGACACGGCATCCAAGGCTAGATTGCAGATGGAAACAAATATTCAGCGCCTTTACCATTTTGCCTTTCCCTGCCGCGATGCGGAAGAGACGCGCGCCTTCTACGAGGACCTGCTCAGCCTGCCGCTCGTCCATTGCATGCAGGTCGATGCCGTGCCCAGCTCGGGCGATGCCGGCCCCTACGCCCATATTTTCTTCCAGATGCGCGATGGATCCTACATCGCCTTCTTCGATCTCGGCGGCGATGAACCGCCTGAGCCATCGCCCAACACGCCTCGCTGGGTCCAGCATTTCGCGATGGAGGTTCCGGATCTTGCCGATGTTCTCGCCTATCGCGACCGGCTGGTCGCGGCGGGCGTCGAGGTGACCGGCATCGTCGATCATGATTTCATCAAATCCATCTATTTCTTCGATCCCAATGGGCTTCGGCTGGAAATAACCACCCGTACCGAGAAGCCCGGCTTCAACGAGAAGGCGGCGGCGGAGGCGCATGCGAAACTTGCGGCCTGGTCGCGCTTCAAACATGGCCGCAACTGAGATGGTCGCGCCGGCCCAGCCCGCATCGTGGCACCGCACCCCGATCAGCATTCGGTTCGCCGAGACATTGCAGATGACGGAAACCTATGGCTTCAACGGCAGCCAGGGGACGACCTTGCTCGAAGGGCAGTTGCTTGCGCCGAGAGGCCAGCCGTCGACGACGGTGTTCCTGTTCATGCACCCGACCTCGACGCTGCAATTTCTGCCCATGCCGATGGCTCTCGCGGATCGCGGGCTCCACGTCCTGTGTTGTGGCAGCCGTTATGCGCGCAACGATTCAGCCCTCATCATGGAGAAGGTCGCCTACGACCTTGGCGCCTACATCCGCTACGCCCGCGAGCAGCTCGGCTATCAGAAAGTGGTGCTTGTCGGATGGTCTGGCGGCGGCTCGCTGTCGCTCTTCTACCAGGCGCAGGCGGAGCGGCCGTCGATCACGCATACGCCCGCCGGAGACCCCTATGATCTGACGCAGGCGGGCCTGACGCGTGCCGACGCCATCATCTTCATCGCCGCCCATCTCAGCCGGGCGGAAACCTTGACCGAATGGCTTGATCCTTCGGTCCGCAACGAGCTCGATCCCGACACACGCGATCCCGAATTCGACATCTATGGCGACGGCTGTCCGAACCGGCCGCCATATAGCGCCGACTTCGTGCGCGCGTTCCGTACCGAGCAGCGGCTGCGCAACCGGCGCATCTCCGATTTCGCCCTCAACATGCTCGACACGCTGAAGCAGCGGAACAATGGGGAAAAGGAGCGCGCCTTCATCGTCCACCGCACGATGTGCGACGTACGCTGGCTTGACAGCGCGATCGATCCCAATGACCGCAAACCGGGCTGGACCTATCTGGGCGATCCACGCACGGTCAATTCGGGGCCCGCAGGCCTTGCCCGCTATTCGACGCTGCGGTCCTGGTTGTCGCAATGGTCTTATGATCACAGCAACGTCAAGGGGCCGATGAATGCGGCGCGTATCGCCGCCACGCCCGTGCTCCAGATCGAGAATACGGCTGACGACGCCGTGCCGGCCACCCACAATCCGGCAATTTACCAGGCGCTCGCGACGCCGGACAAAAGCTATGTGCAGATCGCCCATGCCACCCATTATTATCTGGGCCAGCCCGCACTGCTTCGCCAGTGCATTGACGCCATCCTCGATTGGAGCGGCAGGCGCGGCCTGATCGATCCCGAACCCCACGCCGCGGTCACGGCATGAGGAGCGCGTCATGGCCTATCTGCTGAATCGCTGGTACGCTGCGGCATGGAGCGGTGAGGTCGCCCGCGAACCCTTCATGCGCGTGCTGTTCGACAAGCCGGTGCTCTTCTATCGCACGGAAAGCGGAGACGTCACCGCGCTGTCGAACGTCTGCCCGCACCGTTTTGCGCCGCTCAACCGCGGCAAGCTGTTCGGTGACGCCATTCGATGCCCCTATCATGGGTTGCGGTTCGGCCCCGACGGGCGCTGCGTCCAGAATCCGATCGGGAAAGGGCTGCTGCCTGCCAAGGCACAACTCACCCGCTATGCGACGATCGAGGCGCATGGCGTCATCTGGATCTGGCATGGCCCCGCGCCCGCCGATGCGACCAAGCTGGTTCCCTTCGACTTTCTCGATGAGCATGATCGGTACGACTTCGTCGACGGCTATATCGCGATCGATGCCAATTATGCGTTGGTTTCCGACAATCTGCTCGACCTCAGCCATGCCGAGTTCCTGCATCCGAACCTCTCAAATCCCGGTGCGAACCAGCGCGTGCGCTTTACCGCGCAGACCGATGGCGAAACCGTGCGTGCGCTCAACGCCCGTCCCGGCGAGCCGCCGACCGTGCTGCTGCGCGCGGCGCTGGGCGACGGGGTCGGCGACACGATCGACATGTGGTCGAACGTCACCTGGAACCCGCCGGCGCTGCTCTGCGTCGAAGTCGGCGGCACCGCGCGCGGCGCTCCCAAGGAAGCGGGCGTCAACACGATGGCAGCCCATCTGATCACCCCCGAAACCGCCGTCCGGAGCCATTATTTCTGGAAGCTCGGTCGCACCTACCGGCGCGGGGACCCGGACTTCAGCGCCCGCGTCCAGGCGATGGTGAGCAGCGCCTTCGTCGAGGAGGACAAGCCGATCATCGAGGCGCAGCAGCACAATATGGGGGACGTCGGCTTCGAGCAGCTTGATCCCGTCTATCTCGAGAGCGACGGCGCCGCGGCGCGCGCGCGGCGCATCATGAACCGATTGCTCGCCGAAAATGCCGCCGACGCGCTCATCGCGCCTGTCTGACCCCAATTCCCGATCGGAGCGCGCGATGTATCCCTTCACTTCCGACCGTCCCTATATCCACAATGCCTGGTATATCGCGGCCTGGGCCGACGAGATCGGGCGCACGCCGCTCGAGCGCACGATCATGGACGTGCCCATCGTCTTCTATCGCACGCTTGCCGGCGGTGCCGTCGCCATGCGGGGGCTCTGCCCGCACCGTAATTATCCGCTTGGCCAGGCACGGCTCGATGGCGACAATATCCGTTGCCCCTATCATGGCTTCACCTACGCGCCGACCGGGCAATGCGTGGCGATCCCGGCACAGACGAGCATTCCGCGCCATTTCCGGCATCGCACCTATCCCCTTGTCGAGCGTGGCGGCCTTGTCTGGATCTGGATGGGCGATGCCGATGCGGCGGATGTGGCACATATGCCCGAGCTCGCTGAAATCGGCTTCGACCAACCTGGCTGGCACGTCGTTCCCAATGGCAGGACCGTCGTCAACGCGCGCTGGTCGCTCATCATCGATAATGTGATGGACCTCAGCCATGTCGGCTTTCTTCATCTGACGACGATCGAAGCCCCCGATGCCGGTGATGCCAGGCCGGAGCATGGTGCGACCGACCGGATCGAGGTGATCCGCTGGATGTGCGACCAGAAGCCCGACACGCCCTATTATCGCCATGCCTTTCCCGACAATCGCGACCTGCTCGATGTCGAGATGGGGTCGGTGTTTCACAGCCCCGCGCTGGTGATCACCTATTTCAAATTCTACAGCGCTGCCGCACGCGGGCCGCGACGCCTGCTCGGGATGTCGAACCACCTCCATGGCGTCACGCCGGAGAGCCGCGGTCGCAGCCATGATTTCAGCGGCGTCGTTCGCAATGTCCGGCCCGACGCCCCGGAGTTCGACCTGTGGTTGCGCGACGCGGTCAACCGTACCCGCGAGGAGGATGTCGACGCGCTCGAACGGATCGAACCGCTGGTCGATCGTTTTGGCGATGCCCGCACCGAGTTGTCGGGCATCGGCGACGTCGGCCCCAACCGTGTTCGGCGACGGCTCAATGCCTTGCTGAAAGCCGAGGAGGACGCATCGGCCCCGTCAGACGCCACGCCCTGACCAGGGTGTCATGATTGCCCCTGCTTCGTCGCGCGGATATGCTCGTATCAAACCGAAAACAGGGTGGCAGCGGAGAGAAGGCATTGCTTCATCGGACGCTTCCGATCGATAGTCCGCAAACCAGTACCGGCTGGGAGGCGCGGCTTGCCTGCGTGATCCTGACGATTGGCACACCGCGCTTCACGCATCATCTTCACCATGCGATTGGCAGCCTGTTGCCCACCAGCCATGTCACCATCGTGGAATTCTCTCCGGCGCTCACGCCGAGCATCTTCCTGATCAGCAGCATGCGCGACGAGGAGCGTGCAGCCCAGTCGGCGCGGGAATATTTTGACGAATTCTACAAATATGACCCGAATTACTCCGCGATTGGTGAGATCGCCCAGACCAAGGCTATGTCGATCGTCCATCCAGATTGCAACGATTTCAGTAAATTTTACAGGAACAGATTTTTCAGCGATCAGAAAATCTCCGATAAGTTGACGATAATCAATGAGAATAATGGATCCATAATCTCATCGAACATTTATAAAGATCAAGATAACGGCATGTTTACCGCTGCTGAAATCGATAATATCACCATGCTTGCGCCGATCATTTCCGCAGCCGTGTCAAGGCATTGCCAGGCACTCAGCCTGGCACGTATTGATTTGGACATGATCATTTATGCAATGGCGGCGAAACAGGCCATTTCCTTTACCGCGCGCGAGAATGACGTATGCCGCGGCATATTGCGTGGCCAATCATCCGAAGCCATCGGGCTTTCGCTCGGCATAGCCACGTCCAGCGTCATCACCCATCGCAAGAATCTGTACCGCAAGCTCAACATCGTCTCGCAGGCGGAGCTTTTCTCGCAGGCCTTCGATGCGGTCGTCATACCTTCCTGACGTTTTTGAACGAATCGAATCCGCCGCAATCTCAAACCGCGGCGTGACGAAATCCTTGATCAGAATGGGCCCCTCGAGGCGCGACAGCGCAGCGCCGAGCGCGAAAGCGAGATGGCGGTTCGCCGCATCCCAGCGACCAGGATGGGAAGCAAGCGGCCCGCTCATTACAGGCGCCAGTAGCGGCGGAACCCCTAAACCTCGCTGAAACGATCGCGCACCCAGTCGGCGATGTAGCTTTTGACCGGCTCCATATTGTCGGCGCTGCAATGCTCGACGCCGCCTTCGCGCTCGGTGAACAGCTTGAGCTCGACGCGGGGACTGTTGATCGCCTGGTCACGGCTCTGATGGGCAT is part of the Rhizorhabdus wittichii RW1 genome and harbors:
- a CDS encoding L-carnitine dehydratase/bile acid-inducible protein F (PFAM: L-carnitine dehydratase/bile acid-inducible protein F), whose amino-acid sequence is MQAGAQQGGQDGTVMDAGGLPLAGLCVVDLGGIGPGPFCSLVLAALGASVIRFERPSRAGDGDLVDPFADGRATIHADLKTPEGKAAALSLVGKADMLIEGFRPGTTERLGLGPDDCAALNPRLIYGRMTGWGQSGPFAADAGHDINYIALSGVLHAIGTCEGGPVVPLNLLGDFAGGSFFLIIGLLAALAERERSGRGQVIDAAIVDGTAALSWFIQALRRHGAWRDAREANLLDGGAPWYGVYETADGGHVALGALEPQFYDRFAAVAGLDIDTLPSRDDPTQWPALRARIATLFRSRSRDEWARLFAGSDACVAPVLSLSEAPRHPHVMARGVFDAGGGDLPRLTPLFGRSPTRRGYGTSEHGDLGAWNLSDAEAALVSFGGAGVSRRST
- a CDS encoding Acetyl-CoA acetyltransferase-like protein, translated to MRHAIAVVGAAETTDMGHIPDLSQIGLHADAALNALADAGLKPSDIDGFATASESPVALCSHLGITPRWIDGTGVGGCSFLMHVRHAAAAIEAGLCSTVLITHGESGRSRIAPSPLPIPTPGSLEGQFEAPFGAVWAPTIFTVPALRYMKHYGVGEEALANVAVIQREWAALNPRATLKAPVSVDEVLGSRMIAYPFRLLMCCLVSDGGGALVLTSADRAKDFARPVYIAGTGESAEATMISQMADHSSSRAFRVSGEQAFRSAGIGHADVDHLMIYDAFAHVPLYGLEDLGFCKPGEAAAFMAERHTAPGGRLPVNTNGGGLSYAHSGMYGMYVLQESIRQMRGIAPAQVADAKVSVAHGVGGWFSASSTIIFTNQPSF
- a CDS encoding protein of unknown function DUF35 (PFAM: protein of unknown function DUF35) — translated: MSDTRPLPEPTPETAAFWKAASAGVLQLQRCLNGCERAYFPPRNFCPHCGSRNVGAFAASGRATLYSYVISHRPAPGFTPPYAVAVVELEEGPRMMSNIVDCEQTPEALLLDMPLKLVFQRQTDAISLPFFTPDRG
- a CDS encoding short-chain dehydrogenase/reductase SDR (PFAM: short-chain dehydrogenase/reductase SDR; KR); the protein is MTRRLEGRVAVVTGAGRGLGAAYALALADHGAKVVLNDLGAGLQGEKIDEDPVVQVAEAIRAKGGEAVIDRGDVADFDAAGQLIETALSSFGALDILINNAGILRDRMLVNMTVQEWDDVIRVHLRGHFCPTQHAAVHWRERAKQGKADAVLIHTTSIAGLHGNAGQANYSTAKSGLATLAYLNHLELHARYGVRAYAIAPNARTRLTLNSPGAADLVREPEAGTFDYFSPDNVAAFVAWLGAADCAAPSGTIYGVEGGLVRRYDAWHIATSINNGDKRWTFEELDARVDELAAGHERTFTPLSEILIAPGQAPRA
- a CDS encoding 3-alpha,7-alpha,12-alpha-trihydroxy-5-beta-cholest-24-enoyl-CoAhydratase (PFAM: MaoC domain protein dehydratase) — protein: MALNHERLLTLQLPDRRQDFSRKDAIFYALSIGVGTDPLDPDQLKFVYEKELQAFPAIAHILAMETDWIFDPANGLDLTRLLHLDSGLTMHQPLPPAGTLNSKMRISAVHDQGEGRGAIVRFDRDLYDVDRDMLCATVTGAFYLRGQGGFGGAAPPLSSAPVVPDRAPDASCDLPTHPEAALLYRLNHDMNPIHVDPAIARAAGFERPLLHGACTYAIACHAFVRSLCGYDAARLRRFDARFSAPVFPGDTLRTDFWAIGDNRFAFTCRAVERDMIVLNSGLAAHY
- a CDS encoding transcriptional regulator, TetR family (PFAM: regulatory protein, TetR), producing MPKATAVNPAPRRKAEVTREKLIDAARVVFSRDHYQNARIADICAEAGKAVGVFYRYFNDKQDIFIACVDQFFEDLNRASPPAAEFETNTLGAIRQSTTIYWIKYRQYYGVVAGLFETGMVNPEIAGLWHKVRDNGMKRFAFRIRKQHAAGKCLDLDPDIAASALMGMLEFSCYNWNARRLDFQNREIDDETAIANLFTLLRNALQM